In Pyramidobacter piscolens W5455, one DNA window encodes the following:
- a CDS encoding shikimate kinase, translating into AATIARRAGNVALIGMPGCGKTTTAQALGRLTGRPVRDLDQIVAEREGCPIAEIFARRGEAVFRRIETEILADVSKESGIIIATGGGVVTQPRNRPLLRQNGICVWLDRAGELPVDGRPLSQSVGVEELRRRRLPLYRAWADLTVRGSSAQDAAAKIKEALQL; encoded by the coding sequence CGCCGCAACCATCGCCCGCCGCGCCGGCAACGTCGCGCTCATCGGCATGCCCGGCTGCGGCAAAACCACGACGGCGCAGGCACTCGGCCGCCTGACGGGGCGCCCCGTGCGCGATCTCGACCAGATCGTCGCCGAACGCGAGGGCTGTCCGATCGCGGAAATTTTCGCCCGCCGCGGCGAAGCCGTCTTCCGTCGGATCGAGACCGAAATCCTGGCCGACGTCTCCAAAGAAAGCGGCATCATTATCGCCACCGGCGGCGGCGTGGTCACGCAGCCGCGCAACCGTCCGCTGCTCCGCCAGAACGGGATCTGCGTCTGGCTCGACCGCGCTGGCGAGCTGCCCGTCGACGGACGCCCCCTGTCGCAGTCCGTCGGCGTGGAGGAACTGCGCCGCCGGCGCCTGCCGTTGTACCGCGCCTGGGCGGATCTGACCGTTCGCGGCTCGTCGGCGCAGGACGCCGCCGCAAAAATCAAGGAGGCTTTGCAGCTATGA
- the aroQ gene encoding type II 3-dehydroquinate dehydratase: MKILVVNGPNMNMLGVREPEIYGRATLADLEKMIRAHCAAAGADVEFFQSNHEGAIVDRIQEAYGNADGIVINPAAYTHTSVAIPDALRAVGIPAVEVHVSDIQSREDFRRHSYTRAACVAQIAGRGLKGYLDAVDLLLDRKRG, from the coding sequence ATGAAGATCCTCGTCGTCAACGGCCCCAACATGAACATGCTCGGCGTGCGCGAGCCGGAAATCTACGGCCGCGCCACGCTGGCCGACCTGGAAAAAATGATTCGCGCGCACTGCGCCGCCGCGGGCGCGGACGTGGAATTTTTCCAGAGCAACCACGAAGGCGCGATCGTCGACCGCATTCAGGAAGCCTATGGGAACGCCGATGGCATCGTCATCAATCCCGCCGCCTACACCCATACCAGCGTCGCCATTCCCGACGCGCTGCGCGCCGTGGGCATTCCCGCCGTCGAAGTCCACGTCAGCGACATCCAGTCGCGCGAGGATTTCCGCCGCCATTCCTACACCCGCGCCGCCTGCGTCGCCCAGATCGCCGGGCGCGGCCTGAAAGGCTACCTCGACGCCGTCGACCTGCTGCTGGACCGGAAGCGGGGATAG
- a CDS encoding AAA family ATPase translates to MIKIAIYGKGGIGKSTTTSNLSAALSRLGHKVMQIGCDPKSDSTKTLMGGARIPTVLDRIREKGATGVALEDIVFTGFNGILCVEAGGPTPGIGCAGRGIITAFEKLEELGAYDAYRPDVVFYDVLGDVVCGGFAMPIRGGYADRVLIVTSGEMMALYAASNIVSAVNNFGKRGYAGVAGLILNSRNVADEQALVEKAASEMGTRVLYTVPRDGAVQAAEAQGRTVVEALPDSPMASRYRELAQKVMEVCP, encoded by the coding sequence ATGATCAAAATCGCGATTTACGGAAAGGGCGGCATCGGCAAATCGACGACGACGTCCAATCTCTCGGCGGCGCTGAGCCGCCTCGGCCATAAAGTCATGCAGATCGGCTGCGATCCCAAGTCGGACTCCACCAAAACGCTCATGGGAGGCGCGCGGATCCCGACGGTGCTGGACCGCATCCGCGAAAAAGGTGCGACCGGCGTGGCGCTGGAAGACATCGTTTTTACGGGTTTCAACGGCATCCTCTGCGTCGAAGCCGGCGGCCCCACGCCCGGCATCGGCTGCGCGGGGCGCGGCATCATCACCGCCTTCGAAAAGCTCGAGGAGCTCGGCGCCTACGACGCGTACCGGCCCGACGTCGTCTTTTACGACGTGCTCGGCGACGTGGTCTGCGGCGGTTTCGCGATGCCGATCCGCGGCGGCTACGCCGACCGCGTGCTGATCGTCACCTCGGGCGAGATGATGGCGCTTTACGCGGCTTCGAACATCGTGAGCGCCGTGAACAACTTCGGCAAGCGCGGCTACGCCGGCGTCGCCGGACTGATCCTCAACTCGCGCAACGTGGCGGACGAACAGGCGCTCGTGGAAAAGGCCGCCTCGGAGATGGGAACGCGGGTGCTCTACACGGTGCCGCGCGACGGGGCCGTGCAGGCCGCCGAAGCGCAGGGCAGGACCGTCGTCGAAGCGCTGCCCGATTCGCCGATGGCGTCGCGCTACCGCGAGCTGGCGCAGAAAGTCATGG